A window of Candidatus Nanopelagicales bacterium contains these coding sequences:
- a CDS encoding Rieske (2Fe-2S) protein, protein MTTTPQEREQAVAAHEQAAPDHAVSSVFSRRNVLAVGALGAAGVALAACSSKSSDSGSAAASESPSGGQSGTGAGSGSGAEITSVSKVPVGGAIITDSADTGFVVSQQKAGEVACYSAVCPHQGCLCSQIQGEVAVCPCHGSRFNVFTGDVVQGPATTGLTKVEVKVAGGKVVQA, encoded by the coding sequence ATGACGACAACGCCTCAGGAACGCGAGCAGGCTGTAGCAGCTCACGAACAGGCTGCACCGGATCACGCCGTGTCTTCGGTCTTTTCGCGACGCAACGTGCTCGCGGTTGGAGCGCTGGGTGCTGCCGGTGTTGCTCTGGCGGCCTGCAGTTCCAAATCGAGTGATTCCGGCTCCGCAGCAGCGTCCGAATCACCCTCTGGTGGACAGTCCGGCACTGGGGCCGGGTCAGGGAGCGGCGCGGAAATTACCTCCGTGTCCAAGGTCCCAGTCGGTGGCGCCATCATCACCGATTCGGCGGACACTGGGTTCGTGGTCTCGCAGCAGAAGGCCGGCGAGGTCGCGTGCTACAGCGCGGTCTGTCCCCACCAAGGGTGCCTGTGCAGCCAAATTCAAGGGGAGGTCGCTGTGTGCCCCTGCCACGGTAGCCGCTTCAATGTCTTCACCGGCGATGTCGTGCAGGGCCCCGCGACCACTGGATTGACCAAAGTGGAAGTGAAGGTCGCCGGCGGCAAAGTCGTGCAGGCTTAG